From Streptomyces sp. TLI_105, the proteins below share one genomic window:
- the fabF gene encoding beta-ketoacyl-ACP synthase II: MSSTNRTVVVTGIGATTPLGGDSASTWEGLLAGRSGVKPLEGERFAELPVQIAALAAVDPGDVLPRPLARKLDRSAQFALIAAREAWADAGYTAPAGEDSSVAPERLGSVIASGIGGVTTLLDQYDVLKEKGVRRVSPHTVPMLMPNSPSANVGLEVNARAGVHTPVSACASGAEAIGYAVEMIRTGRADVVVAGGTEAAIHPLPIAAFANMMAMSKNNDEPTKASRPYDTGRDGFVLGEGAGVVILESEEHAKARGARIYCEVLGQGLSADSHHIAQPEPTGRGIAAAMQNLLDSTDLKPSEVVHLNAHATSTPQGDVAEIKALRKVLGDDLDHVAISATKSMTGHLLGGAGGIETVATVLALHNRLAPPTINVDDLDPEVEADIVRGEPRELPQGTIAAINNSFGFGGHNVVLAFRTV, from the coding sequence GTGAGCTCGACCAATCGCACCGTGGTCGTCACCGGTATCGGCGCAACCACACCGCTGGGTGGCGACTCCGCGTCGACCTGGGAAGGTCTTCTCGCGGGGCGCTCCGGCGTCAAGCCCCTGGAGGGCGAGCGCTTCGCCGAACTGCCCGTCCAGATCGCGGCGCTCGCCGCGGTCGACCCCGGCGACGTGCTGCCCCGCCCGCTGGCCCGCAAGCTGGACCGCTCGGCGCAGTTCGCGCTGATCGCGGCCCGTGAGGCCTGGGCCGACGCGGGCTACACCGCCCCGGCCGGCGAGGACTCGTCCGTCGCCCCCGAGCGGCTCGGCTCCGTCATCGCCTCCGGCATCGGCGGTGTCACCACTCTGCTCGACCAGTACGACGTGCTGAAGGAGAAGGGCGTACGCCGCGTCTCCCCGCACACCGTGCCCATGCTCATGCCCAACAGCCCCTCCGCGAACGTGGGTCTGGAGGTGAACGCCCGGGCGGGCGTCCACACCCCCGTCTCCGCGTGCGCGTCGGGTGCCGAGGCGATCGGCTACGCCGTCGAGATGATCCGTACCGGTCGTGCCGACGTGGTCGTCGCCGGCGGTACCGAGGCCGCGATCCACCCGCTGCCGATCGCCGCCTTCGCCAACATGATGGCGATGTCCAAGAACAACGACGAGCCGACGAAGGCCTCGCGCCCCTACGACACCGGCCGCGACGGCTTCGTGCTCGGCGAGGGCGCCGGTGTCGTGATCCTCGAGTCCGAGGAGCACGCGAAGGCCCGCGGCGCCCGCATCTACTGCGAGGTGCTCGGCCAGGGCCTGTCGGCCGACAGCCACCACATCGCGCAGCCCGAGCCGACCGGCCGGGGCATCGCCGCCGCGATGCAGAACCTGCTGGACTCGACGGACCTCAAGCCGTCCGAGGTCGTCCACCTCAACGCGCACGCCACGTCGACGCCGCAGGGCGACGTCGCCGAGATCAAGGCGCTGCGGAAGGTCCTGGGCGACGACCTGGACCACGTCGCGATCTCCGCGACGAAGTCGATGACCGGTCACCTCCTCGGTGGCGCGGGCGGCATCGAGACCGTCGCGACGGTCCTGGCGCTCCACAACCGCCTGGCCCCGCCGACGATCAACGTCGACGACCTGGACCCGGAGGTCGAGGCCGACATCGTCCGCGGCGAGCCGCGCGAGCTGCCGCAGGGCACGATCGCCGCGATCAACAACTCGTTCGGCTTCGGCGGCCACAACGTGGTCCTGGCGTTCCGCACGGTCTGA
- a CDS encoding acyl carrier protein — translation MAHTQEQIVEGLAEIVNEIAGIPVEDVQLDKSFTDDLDVDSLSMVEVVVAAEERFDVKIPDEDVKNLKTVGDAADYILKHQA, via the coding sequence ATGGCTCACACCCAGGAGCAGATCGTCGAGGGTCTCGCCGAGATCGTCAACGAGATCGCCGGCATCCCGGTCGAGGACGTCCAGCTGGACAAGTCCTTCACCGACGACCTGGACGTCGACTCGCTGTCCATGGTCGAGGTCGTCGTCGCCGCCGAAGAGCGCTTCGACGTGAAGATCCCCGACGAGGACGTCAAGAACCTCAAGACGGTCGGCGACGCCGCCGACTACATCCTGAAGCACCAGGCCTGA
- a CDS encoding ketoacyl-ACP synthase III has translation MSKIKPSKGAPYARILGVGGYRPTRVVPNEVILEKIDSSDEWIRSRSGISTRHWASPEETVAAMSVEASGKAIADAGITPEQIGAVIVSTVSHFKQTPAVATEIADKIGAGKPAAFDISAGCAGFGYGLTLAKGMIVEGSAEYVLVIGVERLSDLTDLEDRATAFLFGDGAGAVVVGPSEEPHIGPTVWGSEGDKSETIKQTVPWNEFHGGDVSKLPLNEQGEIKFPAITQEGQAVFRWAVFEMAKVAQQALDAAGITADDLDVFIPHQANMRIIDSMVKTLKLPEHVTVARDVETTGNTSAASIPLAMERLLATGKAKSGDTALVIGFGAGLVYAATVVTLP, from the coding sequence ATGTCGAAGATCAAGCCCAGCAAGGGCGCCCCGTACGCACGGATCCTCGGTGTCGGCGGTTACCGCCCCACCCGGGTCGTGCCGAACGAGGTGATCCTCGAGAAGATCGACTCGTCCGACGAGTGGATCCGCTCGCGCTCCGGCATCTCCACCCGCCACTGGGCCTCTCCGGAGGAGACGGTCGCCGCCATGTCGGTGGAGGCCTCGGGCAAGGCCATCGCCGACGCCGGGATCACCCCCGAGCAGATCGGCGCCGTGATCGTCTCCACGGTCTCGCACTTCAAGCAGACCCCGGCCGTCGCCACCGAGATCGCCGACAAGATCGGCGCCGGGAAGCCGGCCGCGTTCGACATCTCCGCCGGCTGCGCGGGCTTCGGCTACGGCCTGACGCTCGCCAAGGGCATGATCGTCGAGGGATCGGCGGAGTACGTCCTGGTCATCGGTGTCGAGCGGCTCAGCGACCTGACGGATCTGGAGGACCGCGCGACGGCCTTCCTGTTCGGCGACGGCGCCGGCGCCGTGGTCGTCGGCCCCTCCGAGGAGCCGCACATCGGCCCCACGGTCTGGGGTTCCGAGGGCGACAAGTCCGAGACGATCAAGCAGACCGTGCCGTGGAACGAGTTCCACGGCGGCGACGTCTCGAAGCTGCCGCTCAACGAGCAGGGCGAGATCAAGTTCCCCGCCATCACGCAGGAGGGCCAGGCGGTCTTCCGCTGGGCCGTCTTCGAGATGGCGAAGGTCGCCCAGCAGGCCCTGGACGCCGCCGGCATCACGGCGGACGACCTGGACGTCTTCATCCCGCACCAGGCGAACATGCGGATCATCGACTCGATGGTGAAGACTCTGAAGCTGCCGGAGCACGTCACGGTCGCCCGTGACGTGGAGACCACCGGCAACACCTCGGCCGCCTCGATCCCGCTCGCCATGGAGCGGCTCCTGGCGACCGGGAAGGCGAAGAGCGGCGACACCGCGCTCGTCATCGGCTTCGGGGCGGGTCTCGTCTACGCCGCGACGGTCGTTACCCTCCCCTAG
- a CDS encoding ACP S-malonyltransferase, with protein sequence MLVLVAPGQGAQTPGFLTPWLELPGAADRIAAWSDAIGLDLAHYGTKADADEIRDTAVAQPLLVAAGLLSAAALGTGTSAADAAGTPGVVAGHSVGEFTAAAFAGVLDDTAALRLVRTRGLAMAEAAAITATGMSALLGGDPEVTVPHLEKLGLTAANVNGAGQIVAAGTLEQLAALEADKPEGVRRVVALKVAGAFHTHHMAPAVATLEEAAKELSPAAPVTRYVSNKDGQVVTDGAEVVARLVGQVANPVRWDLCMETFQELGATALIEVCPGGTLTGIAKRALPGVATVALKTPDDLDAARTLIAEHAAV encoded by the coding sequence GTGCTCGTACTCGTCGCTCCCGGCCAAGGCGCCCAGACGCCCGGCTTCCTGACCCCCTGGCTCGAACTCCCCGGCGCCGCCGACCGCATCGCGGCCTGGTCCGACGCCATCGGGCTCGACCTCGCCCACTACGGCACGAAGGCGGACGCGGACGAGATCCGTGACACCGCCGTGGCCCAGCCCCTCCTCGTCGCCGCCGGCCTGCTGTCCGCGGCCGCTCTCGGCACTGGGACATCAGCCGCTGACGCGGCGGGGACGCCCGGCGTCGTCGCCGGTCACAGCGTCGGCGAGTTCACCGCCGCCGCGTTCGCGGGCGTCCTGGACGACACCGCCGCGCTCCGCCTCGTCCGTACCCGTGGTCTCGCGATGGCCGAGGCCGCCGCGATCACCGCGACGGGCATGTCGGCGCTGCTCGGCGGCGACCCCGAGGTGACCGTCCCGCACCTGGAGAAGCTCGGCCTGACCGCGGCCAACGTGAACGGCGCCGGCCAGATCGTGGCCGCCGGCACCCTGGAGCAGCTGGCCGCCCTGGAGGCGGACAAGCCCGAGGGCGTCCGCCGGGTCGTCGCGCTCAAGGTCGCGGGCGCCTTCCACACGCACCACATGGCCCCGGCCGTGGCGACGCTGGAGGAGGCGGCGAAGGAGCTGTCGCCGGCCGCTCCGGTCACCCGCTACGTCTCCAACAAGGACGGGCAGGTCGTCACCGACGGCGCCGAGGTCGTGGCCCGTCTGGTCGGCCAGGTCGCGAACCCGGTCCGCTGGGACCTGTGCATGGAGACCTTCCAGGAGCTCGGCGCGACCGCGCTGATCGAGGTGTGCCCCGGCGGCACCCTGACCGGAATCGCCAAGCGCGCCCTGCCGGGGGTGGCCACGGTCGCCCTCAAGACTCCCGACGACCTCGACGCGGCCCGTACGCTCATCGCCGAGCACGCGGCCGTCTGA
- the fasR gene encoding fatty acid biosynthesis transcriptional regulator FasR: MPEPVNASHPHAATLKRLEQSSGRLAAGAIARMDETLPWYRAMPPENRSWIGLVAQAGIAAFTEWFRHPETPQAISTDVFGTAPRELTRAITLRQTVEMVRTTIEVMESAIEEVAAPGDERVLREALLVYAREIAFATAQVYAQAAEARGAWDARLESLVVNAVLSGEADEGAVSRAAALGWNSPDHVCVVLGTAPDGDSELTVEAIRRAARHAKLQVLTGVLGDRLVVIAGGNDNPLAVAKALIGPYAAGPVVAGPVVPDLLAATRSAQAAAAGLKACSAWQDAPRPVLADDLLPERAIASDPSAREQLVEEIYRPLEEAGSALLETLSVYLEQASSLEGAARMLFVHPNTVRYRLRRVTDVTGWSPSDVRSAFTLRIALILGRLADGDPQS; the protein is encoded by the coding sequence GTGCCTGAACCCGTGAACGCCTCCCATCCGCATGCCGCGACCCTGAAGCGCCTCGAACAGTCGTCCGGGCGACTCGCCGCCGGCGCCATCGCCCGCATGGACGAGACGCTGCCGTGGTACCGCGCGATGCCGCCCGAGAACCGGTCGTGGATCGGTCTGGTCGCCCAGGCCGGCATCGCCGCGTTCACCGAGTGGTTCCGGCATCCGGAGACCCCGCAGGCCATCTCCACCGACGTCTTCGGCACGGCGCCCCGGGAACTGACCCGTGCGATCACCCTGCGGCAGACCGTGGAGATGGTCCGCACCACGATCGAGGTCATGGAGTCGGCGATCGAGGAGGTCGCCGCCCCCGGGGACGAGCGCGTCCTCCGGGAGGCGCTGCTCGTCTACGCGCGCGAGATCGCGTTCGCGACCGCCCAGGTGTACGCGCAGGCCGCCGAGGCCCGGGGGGCCTGGGACGCGCGTCTGGAGTCCCTCGTGGTGAACGCGGTGCTCTCCGGCGAGGCCGACGAAGGGGCCGTGTCCCGCGCCGCCGCCCTCGGCTGGAACTCGCCCGACCACGTGTGCGTCGTCCTCGGCACCGCGCCCGACGGGGACAGCGAGCTGACCGTCGAGGCGATCCGCCGGGCCGCCCGGCACGCCAAGCTCCAGGTCCTCACCGGCGTCCTCGGCGACCGGCTCGTCGTCATCGCGGGCGGCAACGACAACCCCCTGGCCGTCGCCAAGGCGCTGATCGGGCCGTACGCGGCGGGGCCGGTCGTCGCCGGTCCCGTCGTCCCCGACCTGCTGGCCGCGACCCGCTCCGCGCAGGCGGCGGCGGCCGGCCTCAAGGCCTGCTCGGCGTGGCAGGACGCGCCCCGGCCGGTCCTGGCGGACGATCTCCTCCCGGAGCGCGCCATCGCCTCCGACCCTTCGGCGCGCGAGCAGCTGGTGGAGGAGATCTACAGACCGCTGGAGGAGGCCGGCTCGGCGCTGCTCGAAACTCTCAGTGTCTATCTGGAGCAGGCGAGCAGCCTGGAAGGCGCGGCCCGGATGCTCTTCGTCCACCCGAACACCGTGCGCTACCGGCTTCGACGTGTGACCGACGTCACCGGCTGGTCACCCTCCGATGTTCGCTCCGCGTTCACGCTGCGGATCGCCCTGATCCTGGGACGCTTGGCCGACGGAGATCCGCAGTCCTAG
- a CDS encoding pirin family protein: MIRIQRAAERYPGGDPAAGIETRHALSFGPHYDPDNLRFGALLAVNEERLAPGAGFDEHPHSHTEIVTWVVEGELTHHDSAGHETVVRPGDLQHLGAAAGVRHVERNDAEVPLVFVQMWLAPLSPGGEPSYEVVRGLGDTYRLPAADAVLHVERPRAGSRLALPAADFLYVHVVRGAVLLDGEELGPGDAARLTDSGAREPAATADAEVLVWEMRDWRKALG, translated from the coding sequence GTGATACGCATCCAGCGCGCGGCCGAGCGGTACCCCGGGGGCGACCCGGCGGCCGGGATCGAGACCCGGCACGCCCTGTCCTTCGGGCCGCACTACGACCCCGACAACCTCCGCTTCGGCGCGCTCCTCGCCGTCAACGAGGAGCGGCTCGCGCCGGGCGCCGGCTTCGACGAGCACCCCCACTCCCACACCGAGATCGTGACGTGGGTGGTGGAGGGCGAGCTGACCCACCACGACAGCGCCGGGCACGAGACGGTCGTCCGCCCCGGCGACCTCCAGCACCTCGGCGCGGCGGCCGGCGTCCGGCACGTCGAACGCAACGACGCCGAGGTGCCGCTCGTCTTCGTCCAGATGTGGCTCGCGCCGCTGTCGCCGGGCGGGGAGCCCTCGTACGAGGTGGTGCGCGGCCTCGGGGACACGTACCGCCTCCCGGCGGCGGACGCGGTCCTGCACGTCGAGCGCCCTCGCGCGGGCTCCCGCCTCGCCCTCCCGGCCGCCGACTTCCTGTACGTGCACGTGGTGCGGGGCGCGGTGCTGCTCGACGGCGAGGAGCTCGGCCCCGGCGACGCGGCCCGGCTCACCGACAGCGGGGCACGTGAACCGGCCGCCACGGCCGACGCGGAGGTCCTGGTCTGGGAGATGCGGGACTGGCGCAAGGCCCTGGGCTGA
- a CDS encoding Ig-like domain-containing protein, protein MLPIRTSRPALAAVALAVSLTACTAQAADGGTSGVGSGASQAPPAKVTVVKKEAGSPVAVTATGGTLTAVKVVDAEGGDLGGRTDAGGTSWASDRKAAPGTSYTVEVTSRTADGKESTSRSSFTTPEPEKVNKVTLAPGKNTTVGIGQPLSIVFDLPVTRKADVERQLKVTTSNGTEGSWGWVKDYSGRDRVDWRPREYWKPGTKVTLEADLDGTDSGGGWFVRDYRTGFTVGAAQVVKVDLDTHRLTLERDGRTVRTIPVSGGTPGGDKRSWRGTAVLMAKEGTINMNSETVGLGDAYNKDVDYSMRLTWSGMYAHAAPWNAAYFGRANHSSGCIGMSDADAASFYASVNVGDPFEIKGRETKGTVAEGNGYGAWNLTWSAWKSKSALG, encoded by the coding sequence GTGCTGCCGATACGCACATCCCGTCCCGCCCTGGCGGCCGTCGCGCTCGCCGTCTCCCTCACCGCCTGCACGGCCCAGGCGGCGGACGGGGGCACGTCGGGGGTCGGGTCGGGGGCCTCGCAGGCGCCGCCGGCGAAGGTGACGGTCGTGAAGAAGGAGGCCGGCAGCCCGGTGGCCGTGACCGCGACCGGCGGCACGCTCACGGCGGTGAAGGTCGTGGACGCGGAGGGCGGTGACCTCGGGGGGCGTACGGACGCGGGCGGCACGAGCTGGGCGTCGGACCGCAAGGCGGCGCCCGGCACCTCGTACACGGTCGAGGTGACGTCCCGTACGGCCGACGGCAAGGAGTCGACCAGCCGGTCGTCCTTCACCACCCCGGAGCCCGAGAAGGTCAACAAGGTGACCCTGGCTCCCGGCAAGAACACCACGGTCGGCATCGGGCAGCCGCTCTCCATCGTCTTCGACCTGCCGGTGACGCGGAAGGCGGACGTGGAGCGGCAGCTGAAGGTCACCACCTCGAACGGCACCGAGGGCTCCTGGGGCTGGGTCAAGGACTACTCGGGCCGGGACCGGGTCGACTGGCGTCCCCGGGAGTACTGGAAGCCGGGCACCAAGGTCACCCTCGAAGCGGACCTCGACGGCACGGACTCGGGCGGCGGCTGGTTCGTACGGGACTACCGCACCGGCTTCACCGTCGGCGCCGCGCAGGTCGTCAAGGTCGACCTCGACACCCACCGGCTGACCCTGGAGCGGGACGGGCGGACGGTCCGCACGATCCCCGTCTCCGGCGGCACCCCCGGCGGCGACAAGCGGTCCTGGCGGGGCACGGCCGTCCTCATGGCGAAGGAGGGCACCATCAACATGAACTCGGAGACGGTGGGGCTCGGCGACGCGTACAACAAGGACGTCGACTACTCGATGCGGCTGACCTGGTCGGGCATGTACGCGCACGCGGCGCCGTGGAACGCGGCGTACTTCGGGCGCGCGAACCACAGTTCGGGGTGCATCGGCATGAGCGACGCCGACGCCGCCTCCTTCTACGCCTCCGTGAACGTCGGCGACCCCTTCGAGATCAAGGGCCGCGAGACGAAGGGGACGGTCGCGGAGGGGAACGGCTACGGGGCGTGGAACCTGACCTGGTCCGCCTGGAAGTCCAAGAGCGCGCTCGGCTGA
- a CDS encoding peptidoglycan bridge formation glycyltransferase FemA/FemB family protein, producing MSALLVTAAPTDRRAPAGPVRLGSVTPEAYRAFLGSRSGADGPSFLQLPSWAQVKEGWSHQLVGWGREGAELSGVALVLLRPFPGTRKYFAYLPEGPVADWADPDLDGWLSPLLGHLRSLGAFAVRMGPGPAYRRWNAATVKAAGGPGRRLSDVLADEVDPLGTAVVERLRARGWRKCGGDSEDGADAQPRHVFQVPLAGRSTDDLWTGLNQEWRRNVRKARKSGVEVVVGSAADLPEFYRLLRITEERDGFRLGRSLAYYERQYAVLNAEQPGRMKLYLARHEGEILAAHTMLAVGGRVWYQTGASADHRREVRPSNALQWRMLLDAHALGAAVYDLRGVPSTLDPDDRAHGLLRWKLGTGGQVVETLGEWEIPMQGTTNGALYRAFQAYLARR from the coding sequence GTGTCAGCGCTGCTCGTGACGGCCGCACCCACCGACCGCCGCGCCCCCGCAGGGCCGGTCAGGCTCGGGTCCGTGACCCCCGAGGCGTACCGCGCCTTCCTCGGCTCCCGCTCCGGTGCGGACGGGCCCAGCTTCCTCCAACTCCCCTCCTGGGCCCAGGTGAAGGAGGGCTGGAGCCACCAGCTCGTCGGATGGGGGCGGGAGGGCGCGGAGCTCTCCGGCGTCGCGCTCGTCCTCCTCCGCCCCTTCCCCGGCACCCGGAAGTACTTCGCCTACCTGCCCGAAGGGCCCGTCGCCGACTGGGCCGACCCCGACCTGGACGGCTGGCTCTCCCCGCTCCTCGGCCATCTGCGCTCCCTGGGCGCCTTCGCCGTCCGCATGGGGCCCGGGCCCGCCTACCGCCGGTGGAACGCCGCCACCGTCAAGGCCGCCGGCGGGCCCGGCCGCCGGCTCTCCGACGTTCTCGCAGACGAGGTCGACCCGCTGGGCACCGCCGTCGTCGAACGGCTGCGCGCCCGCGGCTGGCGCAAGTGCGGCGGCGACTCCGAGGACGGCGCCGACGCCCAGCCCCGGCACGTCTTCCAGGTCCCGCTCGCCGGCCGCTCCACCGACGACCTGTGGACCGGCCTCAACCAGGAGTGGCGGCGCAACGTCCGCAAGGCGCGCAAGTCCGGCGTCGAGGTCGTCGTCGGCTCCGCCGCCGACCTGCCCGAGTTCTACCGCCTCCTGCGCATCACGGAGGAACGCGACGGCTTCCGGCTCGGCCGCTCCCTCGCGTACTACGAGCGCCAGTACGCCGTCCTCAACGCCGAGCAGCCGGGCCGCATGAAGCTCTACCTCGCCCGCCACGAGGGCGAGATCCTCGCCGCGCACACCATGCTCGCGGTGGGCGGCCGCGTCTGGTACCAGACCGGCGCCTCCGCCGACCACCGCCGCGAGGTCCGCCCCTCCAACGCCCTCCAGTGGCGCATGCTGCTCGACGCCCACGCCCTCGGCGCCGCCGTCTACGACCTCCGCGGGGTACCCTCCACCCTCGATCCGGACGACCGCGCCCACGGCCTCCTCCGCTGGAAGCTCGGCACGGGCGGACAGGTCGTCGAGACGCTGGGGGAGTGGGAGATTCCGATGCAGGGCACGACCAACGGGGCGCTGTACCGCGCCTTCCAGGCCTATCTGGCCCGCCGATGA
- the murJ gene encoding murein biosynthesis integral membrane protein MurJ, which produces MTATTLTAPPRKASALRSGALMAAGSLVSRATGFVRASVVAAALGAGYVADGYAVGNSVPTIVYMLLLGGALNAVFVPELVKAAKEHEDGGVAYTDRLLTLCALALTVLTTVAVLAAPLIVDTYTDYVGAQREMTIAFARTCLPQIFFLGLFTLLGQVLNARGRFGAMMWTPVLNNVVAVTVFGLFLAVGDGGELTSGETALLGWGTTAGIAVQALALLPSLRAAGFRWRPRFDWRGSGLAAPLRSAGWLVLLVLTNQGAYWVTTWLATSAGTDPTVSGGGLAAYNNAYLLWTVPHGIITVSLVTALLPRMSGTAAEGDLAGVRRDVSYALRTSAAAIVPAACALLALAVPLMTVVFRYGATTGDDVRAMAWTLMAFAPGLVALSGQYVCTRAFYALRDTRTPFLLNLVIAGLNAALSLAASHYLPTRWAVTGMAAAYSLALWAGWAVTAYALRRRLGEGTGDAMSALARLLVAAVPAAGYGLFVADAVETGGAVVAGLAGAATILTVFVLLARPLRLTELQTLLHSTTARLRRP; this is translated from the coding sequence ATGACGGCCACCACCCTCACCGCACCTCCACGGAAGGCCTCCGCGCTGCGCAGCGGCGCCCTCATGGCCGCCGGCTCGCTCGTCTCCCGCGCCACCGGCTTCGTGCGGGCCTCCGTCGTCGCCGCGGCGCTCGGCGCGGGCTACGTCGCCGACGGATACGCCGTCGGCAACTCCGTCCCCACCATCGTCTACATGCTGCTCCTCGGCGGGGCGCTCAACGCCGTCTTCGTCCCCGAACTGGTCAAGGCCGCCAAGGAGCACGAGGACGGCGGCGTCGCCTACACCGACCGGCTCCTCACCCTGTGCGCCCTCGCCCTGACCGTGCTCACCACGGTCGCGGTGCTCGCCGCCCCGCTCATCGTCGACACGTACACCGACTACGTGGGCGCACAGCGCGAGATGACCATCGCCTTCGCGCGCACGTGCCTGCCGCAGATCTTCTTCCTCGGACTCTTCACCCTGCTCGGACAGGTCCTCAACGCCCGGGGCCGGTTCGGCGCCATGATGTGGACCCCCGTCCTCAACAACGTCGTCGCCGTCACCGTCTTCGGCCTCTTCCTCGCCGTCGGCGACGGTGGCGAACTCACCTCCGGGGAGACCGCCCTCCTCGGCTGGGGCACGACCGCCGGCATCGCCGTCCAGGCCCTCGCCCTGCTGCCCTCGCTGCGCGCCGCCGGCTTCCGCTGGCGGCCCCGCTTCGACTGGCGCGGCAGCGGCCTCGCCGCCCCGCTCCGCTCGGCGGGCTGGCTCGTCCTGCTCGTCCTCACCAACCAGGGCGCGTACTGGGTGACCACCTGGCTCGCCACCTCCGCGGGCACGGATCCGACGGTCAGCGGCGGAGGCCTCGCCGCGTACAACAACGCCTACCTCCTGTGGACCGTCCCGCACGGCATCATCACCGTCTCCCTCGTCACCGCGCTGCTGCCCCGGATGAGCGGGACCGCCGCCGAGGGCGACCTCGCGGGGGTCCGGCGGGACGTCTCCTACGCGCTGCGGACCAGCGCGGCGGCGATCGTCCCCGCCGCCTGCGCGCTCCTCGCGCTCGCCGTCCCGCTGATGACGGTCGTCTTCCGGTACGGGGCGACCACCGGCGACGACGTACGCGCCATGGCCTGGACCCTGATGGCCTTCGCGCCCGGCCTGGTCGCCCTCTCCGGCCAGTACGTGTGCACCCGCGCCTTCTACGCCCTGCGCGACACCCGCACCCCGTTCCTGCTGAACCTGGTCATCGCCGGCCTGAACGCCGCCCTCTCCCTCGCCGCCTCCCACTACCTCCCGACCCGCTGGGCGGTCACGGGCATGGCGGCGGCGTACTCGCTGGCGCTCTGGGCCGGCTGGGCGGTGACGGCGTACGCGCTGCGGCGCCGACTGGGGGAGGGCACGGGCGACGCGATGTCCGCACTGGCGCGACTCCTCGTGGCGGCGGTGCCGGCGGCGGGGTACGGGCTGTTCGTCGCGGACGCCGTGGAGACGGGGGGTGCGGTGGTGGCGGGCCTGGCGGGAGCGGCGACGATCCTGACGGTCTTCGTCCTCCTGGCCCGCCCCCTCCGCCTCACAGAACTCCAAACCCTCCTCCACTCGACGACCGCCCGTCTCCGCCGCCCCTGA
- a CDS encoding response regulator transcription factor: MPRVLLIEDDPSVREGVELGLRRRGHEVRTAPTGEAGLAALGEFRPDLLLLDLMLPGMNGVQVCRRVRESSQLPIIMLTARGDDFDVVIGLEAGADDYIVKPARTEVIEARIRAVLRRIEEPGAGRSAVEFHGELAIDRAGLTVAKAGERVALAPSELKLLLHLTAAPEQVFSRQQLLEHVWEHSYHGDARLVDACVRRLRNKIEDTPGEPRYIQTLRGFGYRFGPL, encoded by the coding sequence ATGCCCCGCGTGCTCCTCATAGAAGACGACCCCTCCGTCCGCGAAGGCGTCGAGCTCGGCCTCCGTCGCCGCGGGCACGAGGTCCGTACCGCCCCCACCGGCGAGGCGGGTCTCGCCGCGCTCGGCGAGTTCCGGCCGGACCTGCTGCTCCTCGACCTGATGCTGCCCGGCATGAACGGCGTCCAGGTCTGCCGCCGGGTCCGCGAGAGCAGCCAGCTGCCGATCATCATGCTGACCGCGCGGGGAGACGACTTCGACGTCGTCATCGGTCTGGAGGCCGGCGCCGACGACTACATCGTCAAGCCCGCCCGTACGGAGGTCATCGAGGCCCGGATACGGGCCGTGCTGCGGCGCATCGAGGAGCCCGGCGCCGGCCGGTCCGCCGTCGAGTTCCACGGGGAGCTCGCGATCGACCGGGCGGGCCTGACCGTCGCCAAGGCGGGCGAGCGCGTCGCCCTCGCCCCCTCCGAGCTGAAGCTGCTGCTGCACCTCACGGCCGCCCCCGAGCAGGTCTTCAGCCGGCAGCAGCTCCTCGAGCACGTCTGGGAGCACAGCTACCACGGGGACGCCCGGCTGGTGGACGCCTGTGTCCGCCGGCTGCGGAACAAGATCGAGGACACGCCGGGCGAGCCCCGGTACATCCAGACCCTGCGGGGCTTCGGCTACCGCTTCGGCCCCCTGTGA